A single Acetivibrio cellulolyticus CD2 DNA region contains:
- a CDS encoding lysophospholipid acyltransferase family protein, with the protein MKKNKKIVTKPFDRNMKPPKQNIFFMPLIWLYCWWVTRKGKLRINKVRMSGLKPPYLVLGSHHAFMDFCVTPLALFPHRANYVSELEGFEAYGEWLYRQIGCLGTRKFVNDLALIKNIKRVIDWKGILVLYPEARYANVGTNSKLPESVGKLAKMLKVPIVVINMRGNYLRSPIWNLTTRKEAILDATITQVFTKEEAAKATVAEINAKLQEFLIYDEYAWQYETKQAITYEKRAEGIELALYQCPVCKCEFQMASEGADIFCKHCGERWHMTEYGSMEHLSQKNRLLRESYNGISDSTVDFTHIPNWYEWERSQVIKEIEKGAYFLNIKVHIEVLPNAVNFIDLGEGTLRHDMKGFYLTFKEYDEDEEKTLHFSSISMTSIHTEYNYRGKGQCVTLSTVDNTYFLFPRCEGFNATKIQFATEYLYELAKLGGKKISSINS; encoded by the coding sequence ATGAAAAAGAATAAAAAGATAGTAACAAAACCTTTTGATCGCAATATGAAACCTCCAAAGCAAAACATTTTCTTTATGCCGCTTATATGGCTTTATTGCTGGTGGGTTACCAGAAAAGGAAAACTGAGAATAAACAAGGTTCGGATGAGTGGATTAAAGCCACCATATTTGGTGCTTGGAAGTCATCATGCTTTTATGGATTTTTGCGTGACACCATTAGCATTATTTCCACATAGGGCAAATTATGTGTCGGAGTTGGAAGGTTTTGAGGCCTATGGCGAATGGCTATATAGACAGATTGGGTGTCTTGGAACCAGAAAATTTGTAAATGATTTGGCTTTAATTAAAAATATTAAAAGAGTAATTGACTGGAAAGGAATTTTAGTATTATATCCTGAAGCACGGTATGCCAATGTTGGTACAAACTCTAAGTTGCCCGAATCTGTTGGCAAATTGGCGAAGATGTTAAAGGTTCCTATTGTAGTTATTAATATGAGGGGAAACTATCTTAGGTCTCCAATATGGAATTTAACTACAAGAAAGGAAGCAATATTGGATGCCACTATTACGCAGGTATTTACCAAGGAAGAGGCAGCTAAAGCAACGGTAGCAGAAATAAATGCAAAGTTACAGGAATTTTTAATATATGATGAATATGCATGGCAATATGAAACAAAACAAGCTATTACCTACGAAAAACGTGCAGAAGGAATTGAACTGGCATTATATCAATGTCCTGTTTGTAAGTGCGAATTTCAGATGGCCTCAGAGGGCGCAGACATATTCTGCAAACATTGTGGTGAACGATGGCATATGACAGAGTATGGAAGTATGGAGCATTTGAGTCAAAAAAATCGTTTGCTCAGGGAGTCTTATAATGGAATCTCAGATAGTACTGTAGATTTCACTCATATACCAAATTGGTACGAATGGGAACGAAGTCAGGTCATAAAAGAGATTGAAAAAGGCGCATATTTTCTGAACATAAAGGTGCATATTGAGGTATTGCCTAATGCGGTAAATTTTATTGACCTTGGAGAAGGTACATTGAGGCATGATATGAAAGGATTTTATCTAACATTTAAAGAATATGATGAGGATGAAGAAAAAACGCTTCACTTTTCATCCATTTCGATGACTTCGATTCATACAGAATATAATTACCGAGGGAAGGGGCAATGTGTAACATTGTCTACGGTTGATAATACTTATTTCTTGTTTCCAAGATGTGAAGGCTTTAATGCTACAAAAATTCAATTTGCAACAGAGTATTTATATGAATTGGCTAAATTGGGAGGAAAAAAAATAAGCAGTATTAACAGTTAA
- a CDS encoding cytosine permease, with amino-acid sequence MKNDINQEIEKEAVFGITPILQSEKIYGFMDAFLVLSGYCIATWSYTQGSYLATLVNFKQLLIGAFLGAILMLVIYQLPVILSVRYGIDVWIWLRSVFGHSGVKIMTVIIIVINFPWYAVCAELFSSSMTNLAALFGLKLPDSLHAILGILCVLIGTFIAYKGIGTITWTTRILVPLLLGVGVMVVIIGFTSVPFDVIWNYKPVDNGYSNKIIPYIISIEANFAFVITLVGGMSGVPRLTKNENSGFWAGVLGQGLSGSFFVVVGAVMSIAMQHVTGKMIDDATIMLATLSVPALALASLLLVAFANIGTQAVGSYLYAVMLKSSFKKADYRVLIMILALYVSILCVWGKIIEFFGSFLTLSACIYAPLAALLFVDFFFVRKQKLALRSAFGMPGYHAYDYTKGINWIGFFCVGAGIAMSLLIYNPITGEVHNMFLFHLTPTGFSFMGTGILYYIFSRIPSTRKYLLRDREELTV; translated from the coding sequence GTGAAGAATGATATAAATCAGGAAATAGAAAAAGAGGCGGTCTTCGGGATTACACCTATACTTCAAAGTGAAAAAATTTATGGGTTTATGGATGCTTTTTTGGTACTGTCAGGGTACTGTATTGCTACCTGGAGCTACACGCAAGGGTCTTATCTGGCGACGCTGGTAAATTTTAAACAGCTATTAATCGGGGCTTTTTTAGGGGCCATTCTTATGCTGGTTATTTACCAGCTTCCTGTTATTTTGTCTGTCAGATATGGCATTGATGTCTGGATATGGCTGAGATCTGTATTCGGACATTCCGGAGTCAAAATCATGACAGTCATTATTATTGTCATAAATTTTCCATGGTATGCAGTTTGTGCGGAACTGTTTTCGTCATCTATGACAAATCTTGCAGCACTTTTTGGCCTTAAATTACCCGATTCATTGCATGCGATTTTAGGAATTCTGTGTGTGTTGATTGGAACTTTTATTGCGTATAAAGGAATTGGTACAATCACCTGGACCACACGTATTTTGGTGCCATTACTTTTGGGAGTAGGAGTGATGGTGGTTATCATAGGATTTACTTCAGTGCCCTTTGATGTAATATGGAATTACAAGCCCGTGGATAATGGGTATTCAAATAAGATTATTCCTTATATCATTTCCATAGAAGCAAATTTCGCATTTGTTATTACTCTGGTTGGTGGTATGTCGGGAGTGCCTAGGTTAACCAAAAATGAGAATTCGGGATTTTGGGCAGGAGTGCTTGGACAGGGACTGTCAGGTTCTTTTTTTGTAGTTGTTGGCGCAGTTATGTCAATTGCCATGCAACATGTAACAGGTAAGATGATAGATGATGCTACAATTATGCTGGCTACGTTATCGGTTCCGGCACTTGCACTTGCTTCATTATTGCTGGTTGCATTTGCAAATATCGGTACACAGGCAGTTGGTTCCTATCTGTATGCAGTTATGTTGAAATCCTCCTTTAAAAAAGCGGATTATCGTGTGCTTATCATGATTTTGGCTTTGTATGTGAGCATCCTTTGTGTCTGGGGTAAGATTATTGAATTCTTTGGCTCTTTTCTTACCCTCAGTGCATGTATTTATGCACCACTTGCTGCACTTTTGTTTGTAGATTTCTTTTTTGTTCGTAAACAAAAGCTGGCACTCAGGTCGGCTTTTGGCATGCCGGGATATCACGCATATGATTATACAAAGGGAATTAATTGGATTGGTTTTTTCTGTGTAGGTGCAGGTATTGCCATGTCACTTCTTATTTATAATCCGATTACTGGAGAAGTGCACAATATGTTTCTATTTCATTTAACACCTACAGGTTTTTCTTTCATGGGAACGGGGATATTGTATTATATTTTTAGCAGGATACCGTCTACACGCAAATATCTGCTTCGCGATAGAGAAGAACTTACTGTTTAG